A section of the Rhodobacter sp. genome encodes:
- a CDS encoding aminotransferase class V-fold PLP-dependent enzyme, translated as MVLDLDFTRAQFPAFAEPALQGQAFFENAGGSYTCKPVIDRLTRFYHQRKVQPYGPYEASRLGGEEMDEARARLAALMGVATDEVSFGPSTTANTYVLAQAFRQHLKPGDAIVVTNQDHEANTGPWRRLADSGIEVREWQIDPATGHLPLDRLGPLLKGAKLVCFPHCSNVVAEVNPVAEIAAMAHAEGAVVCVDGVSYAPHGFPDIAALGADIYLFSAYKTYGPHQGILVIRRALGMALPNQGHYFNGDDLFKRFTPAGPDHAQVAACAGMADYIDAQAAHHGGAGLDPKGRAALVHDLMRAHETALLQPLLDYLGGRNELRLLGPKQAARRAPTVAVMAERRGVDIARDLAGLGIMAGGGDFYAVRALAAQGANPDHGVLRMSFVHYTARAEVDQLIAALDRVL; from the coding sequence ATGGTTCTGGACCTCGATTTCACGCGCGCCCAATTCCCGGCCTTTGCCGAGCCCGCCCTGCAAGGGCAGGCCTTCTTCGAGAACGCCGGTGGCAGCTATACCTGCAAGCCGGTCATTGACCGGCTGACGCGCTTCTACCACCAGCGCAAGGTCCAGCCCTATGGCCCCTACGAGGCCAGCCGCCTGGGCGGCGAGGAGATGGACGAGGCCCGCGCCCGCCTGGCGGCGCTGATGGGCGTCGCGACGGACGAGGTGTCCTTTGGCCCCTCGACCACGGCCAACACCTATGTGCTGGCGCAGGCCTTTCGCCAGCACCTGAAACCGGGCGATGCGATCGTCGTCACCAACCAGGACCACGAGGCCAACACCGGGCCCTGGCGCCGGCTGGCCGACAGCGGCATCGAGGTGCGCGAATGGCAGATCGACCCGGCGACCGGACACCTGCCGCTGGACCGGCTGGGCCCGCTGCTGAAAGGCGCGAAGCTGGTGTGCTTTCCCCATTGCTCGAACGTCGTGGCCGAGGTGAACCCCGTGGCCGAGATCGCCGCCATGGCCCATGCCGAGGGCGCCGTGGTCTGCGTGGACGGCGTCAGCTACGCGCCGCACGGCTTTCCCGACATCGCCGCGCTGGGGGCGGATATCTACCTGTTTTCCGCCTACAAGACCTATGGCCCCCATCAGGGAATTCTGGTCATCCGCCGCGCCCTGGGGATGGCGCTGCCCAACCAGGGGCACTATTTCAACGGCGACGACCTGTTCAAACGCTTTACCCCGGCCGGCCCCGACCACGCGCAGGTGGCCGCCTGTGCCGGGATGGCCGATTACATCGACGCGCAGGCCGCGCATCACGGCGGCGCGGGGCTGGACCCCAAGGGACGCGCGGCGCTGGTGCACGATCTGATGCGCGCGCATGAAACGGCGCTGCTGCAACCGCTGCTGGACTACCTGGGCGGCCGCAATGAATTGCGGCTGCTGGGGCCGAAACAGGCCGCGCGGCGCGCGCCCACGGTCGCCGTGATGGCCGAACGGCGCGGCGTCGATATCGCGCGCGATCTGGCCGGGCTGGGGATCATGGCGGGGGGCGGCGATTTCTATGCCGTCCGCGCGCTGGCGGCGCAGGGTGCCAATCCCGACCACGGCGTGCTGCGCATGAGCTTCGTCCATTACACCGCGCGTGCCGAGGTGGACCAACTGATCGCCGCGCTGGACCGGGTTCTGTGA